One window of the Pseudomonas sihuiensis genome contains the following:
- a CDS encoding 5-oxoprolinase subunit PxpA, translating into MNSLLLNCDIGESFGAWTMGLDAEVMPYIDCANIACGFHASDPSVMRKTVALAVTHDVRIGAHTAYQDLVGFGRRSMDCTPQEVEDLMLYQIGALEGICRSQGTRVSYVKPHGALYQDMMRKPATLRAVMSAVAKYDRQLPLMLMCTRDNSAAQVLGDEFGLTLWFEAFADRAYDAAGFLVSRSLPGAVHHDSEVIVSQAVTLARGEALQASDGSVLHLAAQTLCVHGDNASSVAAVQRIRQAFDSLVQA; encoded by the coding sequence TTGAACAGCCTGCTTTTGAATTGCGACATCGGCGAAAGCTTCGGCGCCTGGACCATGGGCCTGGACGCCGAGGTCATGCCCTATATCGACTGCGCCAACATCGCCTGCGGTTTCCACGCTTCCGACCCCAGCGTGATGCGCAAGACCGTGGCCCTGGCCGTGACCCACGATGTACGCATCGGTGCACACACCGCTTACCAGGATCTGGTCGGTTTCGGCCGCCGCTCGATGGACTGCACGCCGCAGGAAGTCGAAGACCTGATGCTCTACCAGATCGGTGCACTGGAAGGCATTTGCCGCAGCCAGGGCACCCGTGTCAGCTACGTCAAACCTCACGGCGCGCTGTATCAGGACATGATGCGCAAGCCCGCCACCCTGCGCGCGGTGATGAGCGCCGTGGCCAAGTACGACCGCCAGTTGCCGCTGATGCTGATGTGCACCCGTGACAACAGCGCAGCCCAGGTACTGGGCGACGAATTCGGCCTGACCCTGTGGTTCGAAGCCTTCGCCGACCGCGCCTACGACGCCGCCGGTTTCCTGGTCAGCCGCAGCCTGCCGGGGGCCGTGCATCACGACAGCGAGGTGATCGTCAGCCAGGCAGTCACCCTGGCGCGTGGCGAGGCCCTGCAGGCCAGCGACGGCAGCGTACTGCACCTGGCCGCGCAGACGCTGTGCGTGCATGGCGACAACGCCAGTTCGGTGGCTGCCGTGCAACGCATCCGCCAGGCCTTCGACAGCCTGGTTCAGGCATGA
- a CDS encoding 5-oxoprolinase subunit C family protein: protein MSAIDGGLRVLRSSPFIQLQDAGRFGVRHLGVTQCGALDWIAHRWANWLLGNPLTAAVVEITLGNAEFECRRDATLALTGADLGARLDEQPLAPWRSFEVRQGQRLSFAQPRQGARAYLAAPGGFQAPLVLGSCASMLREGLGGLQGDGRAISVGDALGWTGSTSATRQMPAEFIPEYQDAPRLQLVLGAQIGDFRGQSLFDAFNSQWLIDQRADRMGIRLNGPQLQCQRSSMISEGIPLGAVQVPPDGQPIILLNDRQTIGGYPRLGALTPQAVARLAQCLPGQTIQLAPTTQDSALLTQRRLLAQWQ, encoded by the coding sequence ATGAGCGCTATCGATGGCGGCCTGCGCGTATTGCGCAGCAGCCCGTTCATTCAACTGCAGGATGCTGGCCGCTTCGGCGTACGCCACCTCGGCGTGACCCAGTGCGGCGCCCTGGACTGGATCGCCCATCGCTGGGCCAACTGGCTGCTGGGCAACCCGCTGACTGCCGCTGTGGTGGAGATCACCCTGGGCAACGCCGAGTTCGAATGCCGCCGTGACGCCACACTGGCGCTGACCGGTGCCGACCTCGGCGCGCGTCTGGACGAGCAGCCGCTGGCGCCGTGGCGCAGCTTCGAGGTGCGCCAGGGCCAGCGTCTGAGCTTCGCCCAGCCGCGCCAGGGCGCGCGCGCCTATCTCGCAGCGCCAGGTGGATTCCAGGCGCCGCTGGTGCTGGGCAGTTGCGCCAGCATGCTACGTGAAGGCCTTGGTGGCCTGCAGGGCGATGGCCGCGCCATCTCTGTCGGCGATGCTCTGGGCTGGACCGGTAGCACCAGCGCAACGCGGCAGATGCCCGCCGAGTTCATTCCCGAGTATCAGGATGCGCCGCGCCTGCAGTTGGTGTTGGGTGCGCAGATCGGTGACTTTCGCGGCCAGAGCCTGTTCGACGCCTTCAACAGCCAATGGCTGATCGATCAGCGCGCCGACCGCATGGGCATTCGTCTCAACGGCCCGCAGCTGCAATGCCAGCGCAGTTCGATGATCTCCGAAGGCATCCCGCTGGGCGCCGTGCAGGTGCCGCCGGATGGCCAACCGATCATCCTGCTCAACGACCGCCAGACCATCGGTGGCTACCCGCGTCTCGGCGCGCTGACGCCACAGGCCGTGGCTCGGCTGGCGCAATGCCTGCCGGGGCAGACCATACAGCTTGCTCCCACCACGCAGGACAGCGCCCTGCTCACCCAGCGCCGGCTCCTGGCGCAGTGGCAATAG
- a CDS encoding VWA domain-containing protein: protein MSLLWPEWLRPLWLLAVPVLAWLLWRLWHRERQSGRWQLLLPAAFHQALLKGGSGRSSKLPWLALGLAWLLAVLALLGPSWQRVEQSNQKPADPLVVLLELTPQMLATDGRPNRLEQTRRKLLDLLEARRDAQTAIIVYAGSAHSLVPLSDDLATSRNLLEALKPSLMPEPGRRADLAVARALQLLDQAQLGQGRLLLITSALSEEERSGIQQALQKRSVPLLILGVGSREGAPVVQEDGSFLKDSHGAILIPRLDARGLRETAEAHSGRYAASRLDDEDLRRLGLLDGPQAMRAAGEPTQLDSHIDQGYWLLLPLLLLAACAGRRGWLFCLPLLLMLPPQSSHAFELDDLWLRPDQQGQRLLQAQRPAEAAQRFVEPQWQGKALYEAEDYAAAAERFAKGDSAADHYNRGNALAKAGELEAALDAYEQALERQPELAAAQHNKALVEQALRQRENQQQSGEGDSTEQQEHANEQSQPNESPAGQPAESTAAQPTQPGSSGESSENSDVQGSANGAGEDTQPSTSSELPSDAEPVAPPRTAADLGTAAERRQALEQWLRQIPDDPAELLRRKFWYEQQQRQDSNQ from the coding sequence ATGAGCCTGCTCTGGCCGGAATGGCTGCGCCCACTGTGGCTGCTGGCAGTGCCTGTGTTGGCCTGGCTGCTCTGGCGCCTGTGGCATCGCGAGCGCCAGAGCGGGCGCTGGCAACTCCTGTTACCAGCGGCCTTCCATCAGGCGCTGCTCAAGGGTGGCAGCGGCCGCTCCAGCAAGCTGCCCTGGCTGGCACTCGGCCTGGCCTGGCTGCTGGCCGTACTGGCGCTGCTCGGTCCCAGCTGGCAGCGCGTCGAGCAGAGCAACCAGAAGCCTGCCGATCCGTTGGTGGTGCTGCTCGAACTGACGCCGCAGATGCTCGCCACCGACGGTCGCCCCAACCGCCTGGAACAGACCCGGCGCAAGCTGCTCGATCTGCTCGAAGCGCGTCGCGATGCACAGACGGCGATCATCGTCTATGCCGGTAGCGCACACAGCCTGGTGCCGCTGTCCGATGACCTGGCCACCAGCCGTAATTTGCTCGAAGCGCTGAAGCCCTCGCTGATGCCCGAGCCGGGTCGCCGTGCCGACCTGGCCGTGGCCCGTGCACTGCAGCTGCTCGACCAAGCGCAGCTGGGCCAGGGTCGCCTGCTGCTGATCACCAGTGCCCTCTCTGAAGAGGAACGCAGCGGCATCCAGCAAGCGCTGCAAAAGCGCTCGGTACCATTGCTGATCCTCGGCGTGGGTAGTCGCGAAGGCGCGCCGGTGGTGCAGGAGGACGGCAGCTTCCTCAAGGATTCGCACGGCGCCATCCTGATTCCGCGCCTCGATGCGCGCGGCCTGCGTGAAACCGCTGAAGCCCATAGCGGCCGCTACGCAGCGAGCCGCCTGGACGACGAGGACCTGCGTCGCCTGGGCCTGCTCGACGGCCCGCAGGCCATGCGCGCAGCGGGTGAGCCGACACAGCTCGACAGCCATATCGACCAGGGCTACTGGCTACTGCTACCGCTGCTGTTGCTCGCCGCCTGCGCCGGTCGTCGCGGCTGGCTGTTCTGCCTGCCACTGCTGCTGATGCTGCCACCACAGAGCAGCCATGCCTTCGAACTCGACGATCTCTGGCTGCGCCCCGATCAGCAGGGCCAGCGCCTGCTTCAGGCGCAACGCCCGGCCGAGGCCGCGCAACGCTTCGTCGAGCCGCAGTGGCAAGGCAAGGCACTCTATGAGGCCGAGGATTATGCCGCCGCCGCAGAACGTTTCGCCAAGGGCGACAGCGCAGCCGATCATTACAATCGCGGCAATGCCCTGGCCAAGGCCGGCGAACTGGAGGCAGCGCTGGATGCCTATGAGCAGGCCCTGGAGCGCCAGCCGGAGCTGGCCGCGGCGCAGCACAACAAAGCATTGGTGGAACAAGCGCTACGTCAGCGCGAAAATCAGCAGCAATCCGGCGAGGGTGATTCGACCGAGCAGCAGGAACACGCCAACGAGCAGTCACAGCCGAATGAATCGCCGGCCGGCCAGCCCGCCGAGAGTACTGCCGCACAGCCTACCCAGCCGGGCAGTAGCGGTGAGAGCAGTGAAAACAGCGACGTACAGGGCAGCGCCAATGGCGCCGGGGAAGACACCCAGCCCAGCACCAGCAGTGAACTCCCGAGCGACGCCGAGCCCGTTGCGCCACCCCGCACGGCAGCCGATCTGGGCACGGCGGCGGAACGCCGACAGGCGCTGGAACAATGGCTGCGGCAGATCCCGGATGACCCGGCCGAACTGCTGCGGCGCAAATTCTGGTACGAACAGCAACAGCGTCAGGACTCGAATCAATGA
- a CDS encoding methyl-accepting chemotaxis protein translates to MSFLLSWQQKFRALIALTLISLILMAAASLWANHRVSSALQAREQAAAYASASTQLMNHWWQQNALRQQITPDLQAAFDSGLNELQELIGQLLTQAQALEDDATLQHAQQIQAVLLEELAQQRQWLSLNQALGLTPFEGQRKTLTEKGKALEAISFDLIKPFITSALSSQRDYLSTFDPAFAQIALTAIGKLQEQIADLEWQDTPIGKNVQGYAQAFTDIHGNIERINATNQRLRQLGEQLQTRIDEQAQALQSGLLLRRTQEAEQARLSALWMMGLSFLAVAALLCFTLLQASRTLVSRLRNVIQLLTQVASGDLTGKLPVGSNPRDEFNQLADAANRMIQGIGGIVAEVVRANGELSRLHHHLGDAMRQLGDNSTQVEMQTEQAASASHQISATLNDMAQRTAQVGTATTSAYDAARNGGEVIAASVDSMSRLAQLIQDTHSQVDALGQSSARVSGIVDVINSLADQTNLLALNAAIEAARAGDAGRGFSVVADEVRSLAQKTVSATTDISAIVGEFQQQTRHMHQLMSNGLNLAADSERHAAQVADAISSITSAMERLTGEMNQVVVAIEEVSTTTEDIADKMETIHVHTGQSKDLRHTLGGHTEGLSSQVDALGRSARQFRLA, encoded by the coding sequence GTGAGCTTTTTACTGTCCTGGCAACAAAAATTCCGCGCCCTTATCGCGCTCACCCTGATCAGCCTGATCTTGATGGCGGCCGCTTCGTTATGGGCCAACCATCGCGTCAGCAGCGCATTACAGGCGAGGGAACAGGCGGCAGCCTATGCCAGCGCCAGTACCCAGTTGATGAACCACTGGTGGCAACAGAACGCACTGCGCCAACAGATCACCCCCGACCTGCAGGCAGCGTTCGACAGCGGTCTCAATGAGCTGCAAGAACTCATCGGACAACTGTTGACGCAAGCCCAGGCACTGGAAGACGACGCCACCTTGCAACACGCCCAGCAGATCCAGGCCGTGCTGCTCGAGGAACTGGCCCAGCAGCGCCAGTGGCTGAGCCTCAATCAGGCCCTGGGCCTGACGCCTTTCGAGGGCCAGCGCAAAACATTGACGGAAAAAGGCAAGGCGTTGGAAGCGATCAGCTTCGACCTGATCAAACCTTTCATTACCAGCGCTCTGAGCAGCCAGCGTGACTATCTGTCGACCTTCGACCCGGCGTTCGCCCAGATTGCCCTGACGGCGATCGGTAAGCTGCAGGAGCAGATCGCGGATCTCGAATGGCAGGACACGCCGATCGGCAAGAACGTGCAGGGCTACGCCCAGGCGTTCACTGATATCCATGGCAACATCGAGCGCATCAACGCGACCAATCAGCGCCTGCGCCAACTGGGCGAGCAACTGCAGACGCGCATCGACGAACAAGCGCAGGCGCTGCAGAGCGGCCTGTTGTTGCGCCGCACCCAGGAAGCCGAGCAGGCCCGCCTGTCCGCACTGTGGATGATGGGGCTGAGCTTCCTCGCCGTTGCCGCCCTGCTCTGCTTCACCCTGTTGCAGGCTTCACGCACCCTGGTCAGCCGCCTGCGCAACGTCATTCAGTTGCTCACTCAGGTCGCCTCCGGCGATCTCACCGGCAAGCTGCCGGTGGGCAGCAATCCGCGTGACGAATTCAACCAGCTGGCCGACGCCGCCAACCGCATGATCCAGGGCATCGGCGGTATCGTTGCCGAAGTGGTGCGCGCCAACGGCGAGCTGAGCCGCCTGCACCATCACCTGGGCGATGCCATGCGTCAGTTGGGTGACAACAGCACCCAGGTGGAAATGCAGACCGAGCAGGCCGCCTCGGCCTCGCACCAGATCAGCGCCACCCTCAACGACATGGCGCAGCGCACGGCGCAAGTCGGCACCGCCACCACCAGCGCCTACGATGCCGCGCGTAACGGCGGCGAAGTGATCGCCGCCAGCGTCGACAGCATGAGTCGCCTGGCGCAGCTGATTCAGGACACCCACAGCCAGGTCGATGCCCTCGGCCAGAGCAGCGCGCGGGTCAGCGGTATCGTCGATGTGATCAACAGCCTCGCCGATCAGACCAACCTGCTCGCCCTCAACGCGGCAATCGAGGCGGCAAGAGCCGGTGACGCCGGCCGCGGCTTCTCGGTGGTCGCCGATGAAGTGCGCTCGCTGGCGCAGAAGACGGTCTCGGCAACCACCGACATCAGCGCCATCGTCGGTGAGTTCCAGCAACAGACCCGGCACATGCACCAGCTGATGAGCAACGGCCTGAACCTGGCTGCCGACAGCGAGCGACATGCTGCTCAGGTGGCCGACGCCATCAGCTCCATCACCTCGGCGATGGAGCGCCTGACCGGCGAGATGAACCAGGTCGTGGTGGCCATCGAGGAAGTGTCCACCACCACCGAGGACATCGCCGACAAGATGGAAACCATCCACGTGCACACCGGGCAGAGCAAGGACCTGCGCCATACTCTGGGCGGCCATACCGAGGGGCTGTCATCCCAGGTCGATGCACTGGGACGTAGCGCCAGGCAGTTCCGACTGGCCTGA
- a CDS encoding AAA family ATPase — MEHREALVALRQFLSTQILGQEKLIERLLIALLADGHLLVEGAPGLAKTKAIKELAEGIEGEFHRIQFTPDLLPADITGTEIYRPETGSFVFQQGPIFHNLVLADEINRAPAKVQSALLEAMAERQVSVGRSTYDLSPLFLVMATQNPIEQEGTYPLPEAQLDRFLMHVKIGFPDAAVERKILAQARGDALNGEAKPEHRVSQQAVFAARKEILGLYMADAVEEYLVQLVMASRTPAKFDAELADWIAYGASPRGSISLDRCARAHAWLAGRDFVSPEDIQAVLFDVLRHRIILSFEAEASGVDQDRVIQRILDVVAVA; from the coding sequence ATGGAACACCGTGAAGCGCTGGTCGCATTACGCCAATTTCTCTCCACCCAGATTCTCGGCCAGGAAAAGCTCATCGAGCGCCTGCTGATCGCCCTGCTCGCCGACGGCCATCTACTGGTCGAAGGCGCCCCTGGTCTGGCCAAGACCAAGGCGATCAAGGAACTGGCCGAAGGCATAGAAGGCGAGTTCCATCGCATCCAATTCACCCCCGATCTGCTCCCGGCGGACATCACCGGCACCGAGATCTACCGTCCGGAAACCGGCAGCTTCGTGTTCCAGCAGGGGCCGATCTTCCACAACCTGGTGCTGGCCGACGAGATCAACCGTGCCCCGGCCAAGGTGCAATCGGCGCTGCTCGAAGCCATGGCCGAGCGCCAGGTGTCGGTGGGCCGCAGCACCTACGACCTGTCGCCGCTGTTTCTGGTCATGGCCACGCAGAACCCCATCGAGCAGGAAGGCACCTACCCACTGCCGGAAGCGCAGCTCGACCGTTTCCTGATGCACGTGAAGATCGGTTTTCCCGACGCGGCGGTGGAGCGCAAGATTCTTGCCCAGGCTCGTGGCGATGCGCTCAACGGTGAGGCCAAGCCCGAGCACCGGGTCAGCCAGCAGGCGGTGTTCGCCGCGCGCAAGGAAATTCTCGGCCTGTACATGGCCGATGCCGTGGAGGAGTACCTGGTGCAACTGGTGATGGCCAGCCGCACCCCGGCCAAGTTCGACGCCGAGCTGGCCGACTGGATCGCCTATGGCGCCAGCCCGCGCGGCTCCATCTCCCTCGACCGTTGCGCCCGCGCCCACGCCTGGCTGGCCGGGCGCGACTTCGTCAGCCCGGAAGATATCCAGGCGGTGCTGTTCGACGTGTTGCGCCATCGCATCATCCTCTCCTTCGAGGCGGAAGCCTCGGGCGTCGATCAGGACCGCGTGATCCAGCGCATCCTCGACGTGGTGGCGGTGGCTTGA
- a CDS encoding DUF4381 domain-containing protein produces the protein MNPIDQLQPLIDPPPVHWWPPAPGWWVLAVLLPVLGWALWRLLRNWRRPTPKVAAEQTLDPLRQAALDELARLSKPYDGAPAGPWLQQLNALLKRLCRERYPESASHTLSSRAWLAFLDNRCPAAGLTRWMILVDGGYRPQCTLSDKAIVELDQAIAIWIRKHV, from the coding sequence ATGAACCCCATCGACCAGTTGCAGCCGCTGATCGACCCGCCCCCCGTACACTGGTGGCCGCCGGCTCCGGGCTGGTGGGTGCTGGCCGTGCTGCTGCCGGTGCTCGGCTGGGCACTGTGGCGTTTGCTACGCAACTGGCGCCGGCCTACGCCCAAAGTGGCGGCCGAGCAGACACTCGACCCACTGCGTCAGGCCGCGCTCGATGAGCTGGCACGCTTGAGCAAACCCTATGACGGCGCCCCGGCAGGCCCCTGGCTACAGCAGCTCAACGCCCTGCTCAAGCGCCTGTGCCGCGAACGCTATCCTGAGAGCGCCAGCCACACCCTGAGCAGCCGCGCCTGGCTGGCGTTTCTCGACAACCGCTGCCCGGCAGCCGGCCTGACCCGCTGGATGATCCTCGTCGATGGCGGCTACAGGCCGCAGTGCACCCTGAGCGACAAGGCCATCGTGGAGCTCGATCAGGCCATCGCCATCTGGATTCGCAAGCATGTTTGA
- a CDS encoding 5-oxoprolinase subunit B family protein produces MKAPNARLEVAGIDSVILRLFDFIDEANMPWMLAARTRLQEVFGGALIDLVPSYTTLLLHYDLCQLDSEQARAKVAEALDGLQPADLQGGREHQLPTWYDRSVGPELQLLARRSGLSEAEVIARHSGHAYQVFALGFAPGFAFMGLVEEILAAPRLSTPRKRIAAGSVGIAERQTAAYPVVSPGGWNLIGRTPSRLFGSDIEGYSLLQPGDRVRFVPIERAEFIRLGGDDSPLEASQ; encoded by the coding sequence ATGAAGGCGCCCAACGCCCGGCTGGAAGTCGCCGGCATCGATAGTGTGATCCTGCGCCTGTTCGACTTTATTGATGAAGCCAACATGCCGTGGATGCTGGCCGCACGCACGCGCCTGCAGGAAGTGTTCGGCGGCGCGCTGATCGACCTCGTCCCCTCCTACACCACGCTGTTGCTGCACTACGACCTGTGCCAGCTCGATAGCGAGCAGGCACGAGCGAAGGTCGCCGAAGCACTCGATGGCTTGCAGCCTGCCGATCTGCAAGGCGGTCGCGAACACCAGTTGCCCACCTGGTACGACCGCAGCGTCGGCCCGGAGCTGCAACTGCTGGCCCGGCGCAGCGGGCTCAGCGAGGCCGAGGTGATCGCCCGACACAGCGGCCATGCCTATCAGGTATTCGCCCTGGGTTTCGCGCCCGGCTTCGCCTTCATGGGGCTGGTCGAGGAAATCCTCGCCGCGCCGCGCCTGAGCACACCACGCAAGCGCATCGCCGCCGGCAGCGTCGGCATCGCCGAACGGCAGACGGCCGCCTACCCGGTGGTTTCGCCCGGTGGCTGGAACCTGATCGGGCGCACGCCGAGCCGCCTGTTCGGCAGCGACATCGAAGGCTACAGCCTGCTGCAACCCGGTGATCGGGTGCGTTTCGTGCCCATCGAGCGCGCCGAATTCATCCGCCTGGGTGGCGACGACAGCCCGCTGGAGGCCAGCCAATGA
- a CDS encoding DUF58 domain-containing protein, with protein MQTPASQPGIHIALGELIDMRHKVHEVPLFSTPARRSPLIGLHHSKLRGRGVDFDQVRVYQPGDDVRTIDWRVTARTQEPHTKLFHEERERPIFIIAEQSQRLFFGSGQCFKSVLAARAAALIGWAALGHNDRIGGLVFADNEHHEVKPRRSKQSLLQLLNLLARANQALGPESQANTGRDNFGLALRRAREVLRPGSLVIVLCDERALSDNAEQQLTLLARHTDLLLLPLSDPLDHALPAAGLLRFTQNGAQLELDSHNGDLRQAYRTQAQAREARWQRLAQKLGVPLLPLSTQFELVEQLQEQLSALHSRKSL; from the coding sequence ATGCAAACCCCGGCCAGCCAACCCGGCATCCATATCGCCCTCGGCGAGCTGATCGACATGCGCCACAAGGTGCATGAAGTGCCGCTGTTCTCCACCCCGGCTCGGCGCAGCCCGCTGATCGGCCTGCACCACTCCAAGTTGCGCGGTCGCGGCGTGGACTTCGACCAGGTGCGCGTTTATCAGCCGGGCGACGACGTGCGCACCATCGACTGGCGCGTCACCGCACGCACCCAGGAGCCGCACACCAAGCTGTTCCATGAGGAGCGCGAGCGCCCCATCTTCATCATCGCCGAGCAGAGCCAGCGCCTGTTCTTCGGCTCCGGCCAGTGCTTCAAGTCGGTGCTGGCCGCGCGTGCTGCAGCGCTGATCGGCTGGGCCGCACTGGGCCACAACGACCGCATCGGCGGCCTGGTGTTCGCCGACAACGAACATCACGAAGTGAAACCCCGGCGCAGCAAGCAGAGCCTGCTGCAACTGCTCAATCTGCTGGCCCGTGCCAACCAGGCGCTCGGCCCGGAGAGCCAGGCCAACACGGGCCGCGACAACTTCGGCCTGGCCCTGCGCCGCGCTCGTGAAGTACTACGCCCAGGCAGCCTGGTGATCGTGCTGTGCGACGAACGCGCCCTCAGCGATAACGCCGAACAGCAGCTGACACTGCTCGCGCGCCACACCGATCTGTTACTGCTGCCGCTGTCCGACCCGCTCGACCACGCCCTGCCCGCCGCCGGCCTGCTGCGCTTTACCCAGAACGGCGCTCAGCTGGAGCTCGACAGCCACAATGGTGACCTGCGCCAGGCCTACCGCACCCAGGCTCAGGCCCGTGAAGCGCGCTGGCAGCGTCTGGCGCAGAAGCTCGGCGTGCCGCTGCTGCCGCTGAGCACCCAGTTCGAACTGGTCGAGCAATTGCAGGAGCAACTCAGCGCCCTGCATTCGAGAAAGTCGCTATGA
- a CDS encoding TRAP transporter substrate-binding protein, which translates to MALPVHGSERWSMSVEQPAGNFISRVAVEFARNVRQATNGQLNIRVHPNSTLYRRPEVKPAVTRGDIQIGDVFMSALGNEDPIYELDSLPFLATDYEQARKLWAVSREAVERRLLADGVRLVYAVPWPAQSLFSNRPLQAAEDVRDLRFRSYNPTISRLAHLLHAQPTTINTEDVPQAFRDGQVDIMLTSSATGMDLRAWDFVSHFYDVRAFIPKNIVIVNERAFQRLPEAQRSALLHAGERAERAGWELSWALTGYQTRMLARHGMTVVQDIDPQLRRELTEVGQQITEEWLARAGDEHAQIIEAYLDGQSR; encoded by the coding sequence ATGGCTTTACCCGTACACGGCAGCGAACGCTGGTCGATGTCGGTGGAACAGCCGGCCGGCAATTTCATCAGCCGTGTAGCGGTGGAGTTTGCCAGGAATGTTCGCCAGGCCACCAATGGCCAGCTGAACATACGCGTTCACCCCAACTCCACCCTGTATCGCCGCCCTGAGGTCAAGCCTGCGGTAACCCGCGGCGATATTCAGATCGGCGATGTGTTCATGTCTGCCCTGGGCAATGAAGATCCGATCTACGAGCTGGACAGCCTGCCGTTTCTCGCCACCGACTACGAGCAGGCGCGCAAGCTCTGGGCGGTGAGCCGTGAGGCGGTGGAGCGACGCCTGCTGGCCGATGGCGTGCGCCTCGTTTACGCAGTGCCGTGGCCGGCGCAGAGCCTGTTCAGCAATCGCCCGTTGCAGGCTGCGGAGGATGTTCGCGATCTGCGTTTTCGCAGTTACAACCCGACCATCTCGCGTCTGGCCCATTTACTTCATGCGCAACCGACGACCATCAATACCGAGGACGTACCGCAGGCCTTCCGCGACGGTCAGGTGGACATCATGCTCACCTCCAGTGCGACAGGCATGGACCTGCGCGCCTGGGACTTCGTCTCGCATTTCTATGACGTACGCGCCTTCATCCCGAAGAACATCGTCATCGTCAACGAGCGTGCCTTCCAGCGTCTACCCGAGGCCCAGCGCAGCGCCTTGCTGCATGCCGGTGAACGGGCCGAGCGGGCAGGGTGGGAGTTATCCTGGGCCTTGACCGGTTATCAGACGCGGATGCTCGCCAGGCACGGCATGACTGTGGTGCAGGACATTGACCCGCAATTGCGCCGGGAGCTGACCGAAGTCGGTCAGCAGATTACCGAGGAGTGGCTGGCGCGTGCCGGCGATGAGCATGCGCAGATCATCGAGGCGTATCTCGACGGGCAGTCACGTTAG
- a CDS encoding vWA domain-containing protein, with translation MFEFAWLWVFLLAPLPWLLRLLLPPADSGDAALRVGFLDELQALSGRRARAALPSWRQQAPLALLWFLLLCAAARPQWVGEPLPLPASGRDLLLAVDVSGSMDYADMQWDDEPISRLELVKRLLGDFIEGRRGDRVGLILFGSQAYLQAPLTFDRHTVRTWLDEAMIGIAGKNTAIGDAIGLAVKRLRQRPAQSRVLVLITDGANNGGEIDPMVAAQLAADEGVRIYAIGIGADPQQSGAFGSFGFSALDLDETSLRAIADVTGGEYFRARNQAELEQIELTLDRLEPVAQQPTLARPVLALYPWPLALALLGSLLLVGQVLWPELLQRLRRRT, from the coding sequence ATGTTTGAGTTCGCCTGGCTCTGGGTCTTTCTGCTCGCGCCGCTGCCCTGGCTGCTGCGCCTGCTGCTGCCTCCAGCCGACAGCGGCGATGCGGCGCTGCGCGTCGGCTTTCTCGACGAATTGCAGGCCCTGAGCGGGCGCCGCGCCCGCGCCGCACTGCCCAGTTGGCGCCAACAAGCACCGCTGGCGCTGCTCTGGTTTCTGCTGCTGTGCGCCGCCGCACGGCCGCAGTGGGTCGGCGAACCGCTGCCGCTGCCGGCCAGCGGCCGCGACCTGCTGCTGGCGGTGGATGTCTCCGGCTCCATGGATTACGCCGACATGCAGTGGGACGACGAGCCCATCAGCCGCCTGGAACTGGTCAAGCGCCTGCTCGGCGATTTCATCGAAGGCCGCCGTGGCGATCGGGTCGGCCTGATCCTGTTCGGCAGCCAGGCCTATCTGCAGGCACCGCTGACCTTCGACCGTCACACGGTGCGCACCTGGCTGGACGAAGCCATGATCGGCATCGCCGGCAAGAACACCGCCATCGGCGATGCCATCGGCCTGGCGGTCAAGCGCCTGCGCCAGCGCCCGGCGCAGAGCCGCGTGCTGGTGCTGATCACCGACGGCGCCAACAACGGCGGCGAGATCGATCCGATGGTCGCCGCGCAACTGGCCGCCGATGAGGGCGTGCGCATCTATGCCATCGGCATCGGCGCCGATCCGCAGCAAAGCGGTGCATTCGGCAGCTTCGGCTTCAGCGCCCTGGATCTGGACGAAACCAGCCTGCGCGCGATCGCCGACGTCACTGGCGGTGAGTATTTCCGTGCACGCAATCAGGCCGAGCTGGAGCAGATCGAACTGACCCTCGACCGTCTCGAGCCGGTCGCCCAGCAACCTACCCTCGCCCGCCCGGTCCTGGCCCTCTATCCCTGGCCGCTGGCGCTGGCGCTACTGGGCTCGCTGCTGCTGGTCGGTCAGGTACTGTGGCCCGAGCTGCTGCAGCGGCTGCGGAGGCGTACATGA